The following DNA comes from Halobacillus litoralis.
TGAATTTGACACGTGCTACTCTGCGTCCCGACCTTGCTATATTGACAATGGCAGGGTATTTGGATGCTAGACCGCGTGTGGGTTATTTTTTCACGGGAAAGACCGGGTCTGAGTTATTCACAGAAAAATTGAAGAAGTTCAAGGTAGATGAATATCAGTCCCTGCCGATCGTCGTAGAAGAAGATGTATCTGCTTATGATGCTATTTGCGCAATGTTTTTGGAGGATGTCGGTACATTATTTGTGACAAATGAGAAGTCCCACTTAGTTGGAGTACTTTCACGAAAAGACCTTTTAAGAGCGAGTATCGGTAACCAGGATTTGTCATCTATCCCTGTTCATATCATTATGACAAGAATGCCGAACATCACGATTTGTAAACCAGAAGACCTCTTGTTAGACGCTGCACAAAAGCTCATAGAGAAACAAATTGATGCTTTGCCTGTAGTAAACCCCGCAGAAGAAGGTTTGGAAGTAGTCGGCAGATTAACGAAAACCAATATAACGAAAGCTTTGGTGGAGCTTGGCCGGGATCGTCACCTATAAGCTGCAAAGACCGGAGGAGGGTGAAAATGGAGAAACCTTTAATTTATGTACTATCAGATTCAGTAGGAGAAACTGCTGAACTCGTCGTAAAAGCTTGTCTCAGTCAATTCGATGATGGCCCTTTTGATTTGCAGCGTATTCCATATGTCGAAGATAAAGGGACAATCAACGAAGCAGTCCTCCAAGCGAAAGAACATAGCGCTATGATCGGTTTCACGTTAGTTGTGCCAGAGTTCAGACAGCACCTAATATCTGAAGCGAGAAAAAACGGTATTAAATGTGTGGATATTATGGGACCGATGATGGAATTGATGGAAGACCATTTGAAAATCAAGCCTCGTTTAGAACCGGGGCTTGTTCATAAATTGGATGAGGATTACTTTAAACGGGTAGAAGCCATTGAATTTGCAGTCCGCTATGATGATGGACGTGACCCTAGAGGGATTTCAAAAGCGGACATCGTATTAATAGGTGTTTCCCGAACATCGAAAACACCTTTGTCCCAGTACCTTGCCCATAAACGGTTAAAAGTCGCTAATGTTCCTATAGTACCAGAAGTTCATCCCCCGGCTGAGTTGTTCAGGGTTGATCCTGATAAGTGTATTGGACTTAAAATCAGTGCAGAAAAGCTGAACGATATCAGGAAAGAAAGACTGAAGTCATTGGGGCTTGGTGATCAGGCAAGCTATGCGAATATCAACCGGATCCAACAGGAAATCGACCATTTCAACCGTGTAGTGGAGCGCATAGGTTGTCCAGTCATCGATGTTTCAAATAAAGCGGTGGAAGAGACAGCAAATGTAATTATGAATAAATTGCGTCAAGATGCTCAAGAATAGTACAAATTAACAAAAGTCGCGCTATGATTAAGCGCGACTTTTGTTGGGAAGAATGAAATTAAATGAAATTGGATATAGCATTAATGGGAGGAATGTATTATAATATCTATTTGTGGTAAAAATCCTTTTAATGAAGGGTTTGTCCTTGTTCAGAACGCAACATCCATCAATTCTTGCAGGTATTGACTTTTCAGAATAATAAAACATTCGTTTTTTAGGAGGATTCTACCGCTTATTGTAGAAATACTGATACTATGCCAAAACTAAATGTGAAGGTCTGGGTAGATGCAGATAGTTGTCCTGTGCAAAATGAAATCGTTGAAGTGTGTAACCTCTATGAAATACAACCTCAATTCATTGCGACAGTCAATCATTACAGTCCAGTAAAATCAAATGAAGGGTGGACTTTTGTCGATGATGGATCACAATCAGTAGACATATACATCCTCAATCAAGTTCGCTTTAATGATATCGTCATCACACAAGATCTTTCCTTAGCCGTGTTATTAACATCTAAAGGAGTTTACGTATTAACACCACGAGGTAAACTGGTTAAAGAAAATGATGCTGATAATATTATGAATCAAAAATTTATCCGGCAGCAAACAATGAAGCGCCGGAAAAAGTGGAAAGGCCCATCAGCTTTTACCAGCAAAGATGGTGAAAGATTTCGCTCGGCTCTCCAAGATTTGTTGTCAGATGTTGAAGGAATTTAGTCTTTAATCGAGAATAATTGAGTAGTATGGTGATCAAATGGCTGGACACATACCAGATGAAAAAGTGGATGAAATCAGAACGTCATCGGATATTGTCGAAGTGATCGGCGATTATATCGATCTCAAGAAACAAGGCAGAAACTATTTTGGTCTTTGTCCCTTCCATGGGGAAAACACTCCTTCTTTTTCCGTTTCTCAAGATAAGCAGATATTCCATTGCTTTGGTTGTGGAAAGGGAGGGAATGTTTATACCTTCCTAATGGAGATGGAAGGCTTCAGCTTTGTACAAGCGTTGAAACAATTAGCGGAGCAATCGGGTATCGAGCTTCCGGAACAAATGACAGATGAAGGTCCGGCAGAAAGAAGTCAAGAATCTCAATCGATGTTGGAAGCCCATCAATGGCTCACCAAATTATATCATCATTTGTTAAAGAATTCCAAAGAGGGTCAGGAAGCTTATCAATATTTGATGGATCGAGGCTTTACGGATGAAACGATTCAAAAGTATCAGATTGGCTTTTCGCCGAATTCAAAAGACTTTGTCGTAACTTTCCTCGAAAAGAAAGGCTACCATCCACAAACGATGGTCAAGGCGGGGCTGCTCAGTACGAATGATCATGGAGACTATGCGGACCGGTTCAGAGGACGGGTCATCTTCCCGTTAAGAAATCACCTCGGAAAGACTGTGGCATTTGCAGGGAGATCCATAGGAGAACAAGAACCGAAGTATTTGAACAGCCCTGAAACGGAGCTTTTTCATAAGGGAAGGCTGCTTTATAATTTCGATCTGGCACGTTCAGCGATCAGAAAAGAAAAGTCTGTGTTACTCTTTGAAGGTTTCGGCGATGTCATAACAGCAGATCAAGCAGGTATTCATAATGCTGTAGCAACGATGGGAACAGCATTATCAAGTTCTCAGGCAAACCTTTTAAAAAGGTATGTCGAACAAGTAATTATTTGTTATGACGGAGACCGTGCAGGCATAGAAGCTGCGGTCAAGGCGGCGAAATTGGTTAAGAGTATCGGATGTCACACCTATGTTGCAAGAGTGCCAGACGGACTGGATCCTGACGATTTCATTCAAAAGAATGGGGGAGAACGATTTCGTCGGGAAATCATCGATACAAGTGATACGTATATTTCATTCATGATGAGCTACCTTCGAAGGGATTATAATCTTCAATTAGAAGGAGATCGGATCACATATATCGAAAAAGTATTACAAGAGATCGCCGTTCTCGATCGTGCTGTTGAAAGAGAACATTACCTCAATGAATTGGCAGCAGAATTCAAGATGGCCCTGGATACTTTGAAAGAAGAAGTGCAGAGAATCAGAGGTAAAAGCGGTGTAAAGGATAATGAGACCAGGAACCGATATACTAATCATACGAGAAAATCATCGGTCCAGAATAAATTACTGCCAGCCTTTCACAATGCAGAAAGGAAACTGATTGCATATATGTTGAAAGATCCTTATATTGCTGATAAAGTTCAGAAGGAAATAGGCGGTGCTTTTAATATAGAAGATCATCAAGTCATCGTGACCCATCTTTATGCATATTATGAAGACGGTAATGAATCGGATATCAGTCAGTTTGTGGAACTGATTGAAGACCCTGCCGTGAAAAGTCTAGCTATAGAGCTTGCGATGGCTCCCATCAGCGAAGAGGTCTCTGATCAAGAAATCAATGATTATATTTCATGGATACGAGCAGAATATTGGGATCTTACCGACATCAAAAATCTCGAAGCTGAATTGAAAAAAGCAGAGCAGCAGAAAGATCCTATCAAAGCAGCAGAAATTGCCATGGATCTTATCAAACGAAAAAAAGAGCTGAAAAACAACTAGGTATAGTTTGTATAGATTGTTGGAAGGAGGGGGACTTATGGCAGATAAGAAACAACAGCCATCACGTTCTAAAGAAACAACTGAAAATCAGAGTGAACTGACACTTGAGCAAGCAAAAGAGCAAGTGTTGGAGATTGGAAAAAAACGCGGAATCCTGGCCTATGAGGAAGTGGCAGAAAAACTCTCCAGTTTTGAATTGGATTCAGACCAAATGGATGAGTTTTATGAGCACCTCAATGAGCAAGGGGTAGAGGTGATCGGAGACTCAGATACAGATCCGAGTATGAAACAATTGAATAAAGAAGAAGAATTCGATCTAAACGATTTGAGTGTGCCACCTGGGGTGAAGATTAATGATCCAGTCCGCATGTACTTGAAAGAAATCGGCCGTGTCAACCTTCTCGCTGCTAAAGATGAAATCAGTCTGGCTCAGCGTATTGAGAGTGGTGACGAAGAAGCGAAGCGCGATCTGGCAGAAGCTAACCTCCGACTAGTAGTAAGTATTGCTAAACGTTATGTAGGCAGGGGGATGTTGTTCCTGGACTTGATCCAAGAAGGGAACATGGGGCTTATCAAAGCCGTGGAGAAGTTCGATTATCGTAAAGGTTATAAGTTCAGTACTTATGCAACATGGTGGATCAGGCAAGCCATCACCCGTGCGATAGCTGACCAGGCCCGTACGATCCGAATCCCCGTACACATGGTGGAAACAATTAATAAATTGATTCGGGTGCAGCGTCAACTTCTACAGGACCTTGGGCGCGAACCGACACCAGAAGAAATTGCTCAAGACATGGACCTTACTCCTGATAAAGTCCGTGAAATATTAAAAATCGCTCAAGAACCAGTTTCTTTGGAAACACCTATTGGTGAAGAAGATGATTCTCATCTCGGTGATTTCATCGAAGACCAGGAAGCAACCTCTCCTTCCGATCATGCAGCATACGAATTGCTGAAAGAACAACTGGAAGATGTGCTGGATACATTGACTGATCGTGAAGAAAATGTTCTGCGTTTGCGTTTCGGATTAGATGATGGCCGTACCCGTACTCTGGAAGAGGTTGGAAAAGTATTTGGAGTCACACGCGAAAGAATTCGCCAAATTGAAGCTAAGGCTCTTCGTAAACTGAGACACCCAAGCCGAAGCAAACGTTTAAAAGACTTCATGGAATAACAATCTTCCTACTCAGGACCCCCTTATCGTTTGGTATTCATTCGGGTGGGTGTCCTGAGTTTTATCTTTGTTGCTGGAGGGTGCTATGAAAGATGACCGTACGAGGACCATTATCAGCGAAATTCATTATTGGAAAAATAACCGCTTATTACCAAGTGAATATTGCGATTTTCTTTTAGCGTTGTACACAAAAGGAGATGGGGATCACTTAGAAGAACGAGAGAACACCCATGCGAGATCGCATCTTTTTTTCTATCTGAGTATCAGCCTCACTTTATTTTTGGTACCCCTTTCATTTCTTGTCATTTATTTTACTGAAATGGGCATCATAATGCAAACAGGGCTTTTGTCGAGTTTTGTAATCATTGCAGGGTTTCATTTCTGGTGGTTAAGAGCTAAGAGATCGGAATGGTCGTTCCTGCCTTTGATTGTTACATTACTGACAATGCTCCTTCTATCCATCCATATCGTCCAGTATTTCTGGCAAAATGAAGTGGCCTTATACATAGTCATGGGCGTTCACTTTTCTTTGTGGGTCTATCTTGGCTGGTTATGGAATGTGAAAACCTTGCTCATATCTGGTTTGATAGGATTTTTGATACTGTTTATATATATTGTTTTATAAGTTTTCACATGTTATCTCTTTAATAAGTAACGGATTTCAAGTAAAATAAATATAGTCGAATAGACGCGAAAAATTCATATTGAGGGAATACATAAGGAGGTTGCAACTAATGAGAAAAAACCCTGTGATTCCATTCGCAGTGATTGCTGTACTAGGTATTATAGTCATGATTATCGTATCTTCAGCTGGTATCAATCAGCGCGAAGCCATCCAGAATGAAGAAGAAGGCGGAGGAGAAGAAGAAACGGTAGATGCCGGTCCGGAAGAATTGTTCCAAAATCAATGTGCCACCTGCCATGGTGGAGATCTTAGTGGAGCAAATGGTCCAAACCTTCAAGAGGTCGGAAGTAAATACTCTGCGGAAGAAATCAACGATATAATAGTCAATGGTAAAGGTTCCGCAATGCCTGCTGGGCTTTACACAGGAGAGCAAGCGACTAAATTGGCGGAGTGGTTGGCAGAGAAAAAATAAGACCTTATAAGAAAAGCTTTCTGTTCACTTCAGAAAGCTTTTCTTTTTAATGAGAGGATTTTTAATATGAATGTAAATCAATTATCAAAACGGCTGACTCTAGTGGCAGAATATCTGCCTCATGGCTCCCATTTTGCTGATATAGGTTCTGATCATGCTTATTTACCATGCTATGTCTGCTTAAGGGACTCAGAAGCACAGGCAATCGCAGGGGAAGTCAATCAGGGGCCTTATAATAGTGCCCGTCAAGAAGTGGAAAAACATGAACTTCAGGATAGGATTGATGTTCGCCTTGGTAATGGACTTGAGGTAGTACAAAAGGATGAAGTCGATCAGATTGTGATCGCAGGAATGGGCGGCCCCTTAATCAGAGATATATTGGAAGAGGGAAAAGATAGACTTACCTCCGTAGAGAGAATTATTACGCAGCCGAACGTTGATTCAAAATCGGTTCGACAATGGTTTTATAAGAATGACTATGAACTTGTGAGCGAATCAATCGTGGAAGAGAGCGGCCATATTTACGAAGTTTTAGCAGCTGAAAAGGGTGACCCTTCACGCCCCTACCATAAAGAGAGCATAGAGAAAGAAATGTGGTTAGGTCCATTTTTTTTAGCAAGCCCTTCAGAAACGTTTATCAAGAAATGCCAGGAGGAACTGAATAAAAAGGAATACGTCCTAAGGCAAGTGAAGCTGGCAGTAGAAGTCAGTGAGAGCAAAATAGATCGTCTTCAGCAAGAAATAAGATGGTTGAAGGAGGTTATTGAATTATGAAACAGCAATGGATAGTGCAGGAAATCATTAAACAGTTTGAAGAATGGTCCCCTAAGCATTTAGCTTATGATTGGGATAATGTCGGTCTTCAAGTAGGTTCTCTAAACAAACCAGTGAAAAATATCATGGTGACACTGGATGTATTAGAAAATGTCGTAGATGAGGCAATAGAAAAGAACGTTGACTTAATTATCGCTCACCACCCATTATTGTTCGTGAAATTAAACCAGATCAATTTGGATACGCCTAAAGGAAGGATAGTCCAGAAGCTGATCAAGCATGATATCACTGTATATGCAGCACATACTAATTTAGATATAGCACAAGGTGGTGTCAATGATGTGATGGCAGATCTATTAGGCTTGAAAAATCGAAAGCCTCTTATCAAATCAGGTGAGGATAAGTTAGTCAAACTGACGGTTTTCGTTCCTGAAGACCGTGCCGATGCGGTTAGAAATGCGATCAGCGAGGCTGGAGCAGGTCATATCGGTAACTATAGTCACTGCACATATCAATTGTCCGGCCAGGGTACGTTCCAACCAGAGAGTGGAACAGATCCGTTTATTGGCGAACAAGGAGAACTTGAAGTCGTTGATGAAAAGAGAATTGAAACCATTGTTCCTAAATCAGATTTGGCGGGTGTATTGAAGGCGATGGAAGCAGCTCACCCTTATGAAGAAGTTGCCTATGATCTTTATCCTTTGTTGAATGAAGGAGAGTCGCTTGGTGCTGGAAGGGTCGGTACACTCCCTGAACCTGTGCAGTTGGAGAAATTTATCGGCCAGGTTAAAGAAGCTTATGAGATCCCATCAGTTCGCGCAAGCGGTGATTTTACAAAGATGGTGAAAACTGTTGCTCTCCTTGGTGGCAGTGGAGAGAAATATATCCATGCTGCTAAACGGAGCGGGGCAGATGTTTATATTACTGGGGATATGACTTTTCATATAACTCAAGATGCAATGGAAATGGGGCTGGCTGTCATAGACCCGGGTCACCATGTCGAAAAGGTCGTATGCCCTAAGGTGAAGGATTACTTAGAAGAGCATTGCAATCAAAATGGACATTTGAATATTCTTGTTTCAGAATCAGATACAGAACCGTTCAAAATGGTATAATGAAAAACCACAGATTTACAAGGAGAGATGCTAAAAACCTTGTATATCTGTGGTTTTTTTGTATTTGACACTACCATTGAATGGCATCCTTGCGAGAAGGAAAGAATGGAATTGGTTGCTTATCGTAGGGTTTGAGGAAAGGGATAGGTCAATTTCCAAGTAGATTTTTTGTTTGGTCTTACTTTACTCTTATGGAAGGCTGGTTATTTCATTAAGTATTTAGCAAAGGTCATTTGATTCACCTGTCTGTTTCTTTCTATATAAAAATAAGGTTGGGAGCCTATGCCCCCAGCCTTATTACGTTCTATTCGCTTTCTTTTTGGTTTTGACTCTTGGAAGAATTTTTTTCTGTTCCACTTTAGATTCGCGAATCCATGTGTCTTCATCTTCGTGGTCAAACTGCTCAATGAATTTAATTACTTCTTTAGTGATAGGGGTCGGTGTGGAAGCGCCGGCTGTAACGGCAACTGTTTCGACACCTTCCAGCCAATCAAGATGGATTTCGGTGACGTCTGAAATACGGTAGGCTGTGGTTCCTGCTTTTTCTTTGGAAACCTGAGCAAGGCGGTTAGAGTTGTTACTTTTCGGGTCGCCTACGACGAGAGTCAAGTCAGCTTTTCCGGCTTGTTCAGACACGGCTTCTTGTCGGACTTGTGTCGCCATGCAAATTTCCTGCTGTTTCTCTAACTGAGGGAATTTTTCCTTCGCTCTCTCCATCACATCATAGACGTCCCATTGACTCATAGTTGTCTGGTTTGTGATCATCAATTTGTCATGGGTGATCTCAAGTTGGTTCACATCCTCTTCTGTTTGAACGAGATGGACTTTGCCCGGGGCTACCCCCATCGCTCCTTCAGGCTCTGGGTGGCCTTTTTTTCCTACATAAATGATTTCATAGCCTTCTGCTACTTTCTTTCGAATCAAGTTGTGAGTGTTCGTAACGTCAGGGCAGGTCGCATCAAGGACAGTCAATCCTTTAGCTTTGGCGCGTTCCTTCACTTGCGGAGATACACCATGTGCAGTGAATATAACTGTTCCATCATTGATTCCTTCTAACATGTCATTACGATTCTTCCCATCAACTGTGATGATTCCTTCCTCTTCGAAAGCATCTGTAACATGGGTGTTGTGGACAATCATCCCTAATATATATATCGGGCGAGGTAGATTCGGGTCTTTCGCTGCGTTCTGGGCAATGACCATAGCGTCTACTACACCGTAGCAATAACCGCGAGGGGCGATTTTAATGACTTCCATTCTTTAACGTCCTCCTCTTTATCCAATCCAATAACTTTTAAGATACCATTATCATTATAAAGGCTAAAGGGAAAGATGACAAAGAAAGCAGATGTTAAAATAACGATATCGTGCAATTTTTCCCTGCCTCTATTATAATAGGGAAGGAACATTTTATTTAAAAGGAGAACGGTTATGAGTAAGCATAAATTTGAACAATACGCCATTACCCCTACAGTCAGTAAGATTGTGGGAGGGCTGGGCTTTCAAGAACCAACACCTATTCAGAAACAAGTATTACCACCTGCATTGAGAGGTGAAAGTTTGATCGGTCAATCTCATACAGGTTCAGGGAAAACACATGCCTTTTTACTTCCATTATTAAATCAGTTGGAAGAAGCCATCAATTCAGTTCAGTTTGTCATTACAGCACCGACGAGAGAGCTTGCCATTCAGATTCAAGATGAAGTGAAAAAAGCGATTGAGTTAGCTGGAAAAGAAAATGTATGGCGCTCCAAGCTGCTTATAGGTGGTACGGACAAGCAAAAAATGGTGGACAAACTATCGTCAATGACTCCTCATATTGTTGTCGGCACACCAGGAAGAATATTAGATATGGTTAAAGAAGAAGCCATTGATTTATATCATGCCAAAGCATTCGTTTTGGACGAAGCGGACCTAATGCTTGATCTGGGTTTCATTGAAGATGTCGATCAAATTCTTGTGCGGATGGACCAAGAGGTACAAATGATGGTCTTTTCTGCAACGATCCCGGAAAGGTTACAGCCTTTCCTGAAAAAGTATTTGACGAATCCGACTCATATAGAAATTGAGGATGACAAACCTTCGCCTGAATCGATGGAACACCGTTTGATTCCATTGCGCCATAAAGAGCCTGCGGACATTATCATCGATATATCCAAAGCTATCCAACCCTATTTGGCAATCATCTTTACAAATGGAAAAGAACACGCGAACAGGCTAGCAGACCAATTGATGGACAAAGGTTTGGAAGTTGGGCTTTTACATGGCGGCTTATCTCCGAGAGAGCGTAAACGGATGCTTAAAGAATTGCAAAGCCTTCGTTATCAATACATCGTAGCCACGGATCTCGCATCTCGAGGAATTGATATTCAAGGTGTCAGTCATGTAATTAATGCCCAAATGCCGAAAGAGGAAGAATTCTACGTTCACCGTGTAGGTCGTACTGCCCGTGCAGGATTACAAGGCACAGCCATTAACCTTTATAAAGAATCAGATTTACCTTTGATACAGAAGTTAGAAAAGAAAGGTTTATCGTTTGATTTTTATGAGGTGAAAAATGGAGAATGGAAAGAAGTCAACTCCTACAATGAAAGACAAACAAGAGAGCGCAGTGCCTCAAGTGAAGAGAAAAAGGCAAAGCAAATGGTACGTAAACCGAAGAAAGTCAAACCAGGTTACAAAAAGAAAATGAAACAAGAAGCAGATCAGAATTTGAAAAAGATGAAACAAAACCGTTTTCGTAAGAAGTAAGGAAGGAAAGGGATTTTATGTTGAAAATCGGTTCACATGTATCGATGAAAGGAAAGAAAATGCTTCTAGGGGCCAGTGAAGAAGCTGCCTCCTATGGTGCAGGGACATTCATGATCTATACGGGAGCCCCTCAGAATACTAGACGTCGCCCGCTTGAAGAACTGAATATCGAAGCAGGCACTGAACATATGAAAGAACATGGCATGGAGGATATCGTCGTCCATGCTCCTTATATTATTAATATCGGAAATACTACAAAACCAGAGACTTTTCAATTAGGTGTCGACTTTTTACGTAATGAAATCGCCCGTACTGAAGCGCTGGGTGCGAAACAAATCGTGTTGCATCCTGGTTCCCATGTCGGTCAAGGAGTAGACAAGGGGATTCCGAAAATCATTGAAGGGTTAAATGAAGTCTTGCACAAAGACCAAAGTGTCCAAATCGCCCTTGAAACGATGGCTGGAAAAGGATCGGAGATAGGGAGAAGCTTTGACGAACTTGCCCAAATTATCGATGGTGTGACAATGAACGAAAAACTTTCCGTATGTATGGATACATGTCACATCCACGATGCAGGATATAACGTCGTAGAGGATTTTGACGGTGTACTGAATGAGTTCGACAAAATTGTTGGACTTGACCGTTTGAAAGTGATTCACGTAAACGACAGCAAGAATGCTCAGGGCGCAGGAAAAGACCGACACGAAAACGTTGGTTTTGGGCACATCGGTTTCAAGGCACTTCATCAGGTCATTCACCATCCGGCATTAAAAGATCTGCCTAAGATTCTTGAAACTCCATATGTCGGAGAGGACAAGAAAAACAAAAAACCTCCATACCGGTTTGAAATTGATATGGTTAAAGAAGGAACTTTCGATGAAAACCTAAAAGATAAAATCATGGAGCAATAATCGGATGTGAAAACGCGTTGGTATTCCCGCCAAGAAAAAATTGAGATATGCATAGAAAAAAGCAGGAAGCTTCCTGCTTTTTTTCGTCTGGAAAATGGTGGTACATGAGCGCCAAAACTCTCGGGGTCTTAAGCAAGCTCTTTGCTTTGGTAAAAAACCGCCACTTCAAAGATTTACTTAAGCTGGTCTAGGCTGGTCAAGCACTTGCGCTTTTGTTTATTTCAGCCAATCTTCCACACCATACTCCTTCGCGATCTTCATAAGTAATTGATTCACTGCTCGTGCTGTATCTTTTGAAGTGATACTCGCAAGTTTTTTCAGCATTCTCTTCCGGCCCTCTGGATCGAAGGGGTTCTCCTTATTTTTCTTCAAAGCTTTCACTATGGCTGCGGCTTCTTGTTCGGATATAGAAATGCGGTACTTCTTACTATAGAAAAGTAATTCATTTACGGTTAGTTGTTTCAACTTTTGGGTAATGAACTGTTGTGCCACATTTTTCATTGGCTTATACTCCCTCTCTCCTTATTTAGTACACCATATGAAAAGTGGGAAGGATATGTGTTTTTGAAAAATCATGTGATTGAGTATATCAATTGAAATACACCAGGCAATACTATAGTGTAAGCCAATGGGTCCAAATGGGTACTGCTCAACAGTGCCGATTTTGCAGGAACAGCGAAGGAGTGAATGAAATGAAGGAGAATCCCTTTTTAATGAAATCGGGTTTAGCGATGCTGCTCGTTGCAGTAACATTCTTTACTGTGCACCAATGGAACCAGAAAGAGGAAAAAACTTTAGCTGAAAAGAATCAGCAATTAGAAAATAAGAACGAAAAGCTTGTCACAGAAAATGATCGATTAAAGTCAACCAACGATTATTTGAAAGGGCAGCCTGTGGAAACAAGCGAGAAAAATGGATATCACACATGGCCTGCTATAGAAAAGAAGGCAGAACAACTGGTCAAAGATAGTGGTGGAGAATTCAAAAAGTCATGGGCGATGTATTTAGTGAGGGAGTCCAAGCGTTATGAAATCGATCCCTCTCTCGTTTACGAACTGTTAAAAGTGGAAACGGGGGGAACGTTTGATCCAGAGCTTGTAGGGCCTGAGACAAAGTATGGACACGCTTATGGAATGTCCCAGTTCATGAAGAATACTGCTCCATGGATTGCTGATATGGCTGACTTACCTTATGAAGATGAGCTTTTATTCGATCCTTATTATTCCATGCAATTATCATTAGTTTATTTAGATTTTCTTAAAAGCAAGTATGAAAATTGGGACGAAGCTTTAACGGCTTATCATCGAGGGATGGGTGGTCTAGAGCAATACAAGGAAGAAAATGGACATGCTGAAAGCTGGTATGCGGAAGAAATTCAAGAAAAAGCAGACACACATACAACAGTAGCTATAGCTAAGTAAGCTTCTGTATTTCCATTTGAGTAATTCAGTTATAGGGCGAAACCACATTTCGGAGTCCCCTCATCTGGATTATTTTTTTATCCAAATGGTAAAAAAAACCTTCCCATCAACTTCCTGATGTAAATGGAGATAATCTTCACATACTAATCA
Coding sequences within:
- a CDS encoding helix-turn-helix transcriptional regulator, with amino-acid sequence MELSNRQEQIIQIVKDNGPITGENIADQLNLTRATLRPDLAILTMAGYLDARPRVGYFFTGKTGSELFTEKLKKFKVDEYQSLPIVVEEDVSAYDAICAMFLEDVGTLFVTNEKSHLVGVLSRKDLLRASIGNQDLSSIPVHIIMTRMPNITICKPEDLLLDAAQKLIEKQIDALPVVNPAEEGLEVVGRLTKTNITKALVELGRDRHL
- a CDS encoding pyruvate, water dikinase regulatory protein, with protein sequence MEKPLIYVLSDSVGETAELVVKACLSQFDDGPFDLQRIPYVEDKGTINEAVLQAKEHSAMIGFTLVVPEFRQHLISEARKNGIKCVDIMGPMMELMEDHLKIKPRLEPGLVHKLDEDYFKRVEAIEFAVRYDDGRDPRGISKADIVLIGVSRTSKTPLSQYLAHKRLKVANVPIVPEVHPPAELFRVDPDKCIGLKISAEKLNDIRKERLKSLGLGDQASYANINRIQQEIDHFNRVVERIGCPVIDVSNKAVEETANVIMNKLRQDAQE
- a CDS encoding YaiI/YqxD family protein, producing the protein MPKLNVKVWVDADSCPVQNEIVEVCNLYEIQPQFIATVNHYSPVKSNEGWTFVDDGSQSVDIYILNQVRFNDIVITQDLSLAVLLTSKGVYVLTPRGKLVKENDADNIMNQKFIRQQTMKRRKKWKGPSAFTSKDGERFRSALQDLLSDVEGI
- the dnaG gene encoding DNA primase translates to MAGHIPDEKVDEIRTSSDIVEVIGDYIDLKKQGRNYFGLCPFHGENTPSFSVSQDKQIFHCFGCGKGGNVYTFLMEMEGFSFVQALKQLAEQSGIELPEQMTDEGPAERSQESQSMLEAHQWLTKLYHHLLKNSKEGQEAYQYLMDRGFTDETIQKYQIGFSPNSKDFVVTFLEKKGYHPQTMVKAGLLSTNDHGDYADRFRGRVIFPLRNHLGKTVAFAGRSIGEQEPKYLNSPETELFHKGRLLYNFDLARSAIRKEKSVLLFEGFGDVITADQAGIHNAVATMGTALSSSQANLLKRYVEQVIICYDGDRAGIEAAVKAAKLVKSIGCHTYVARVPDGLDPDDFIQKNGGERFRREIIDTSDTYISFMMSYLRRDYNLQLEGDRITYIEKVLQEIAVLDRAVEREHYLNELAAEFKMALDTLKEEVQRIRGKSGVKDNETRNRYTNHTRKSSVQNKLLPAFHNAERKLIAYMLKDPYIADKVQKEIGGAFNIEDHQVIVTHLYAYYEDGNESDISQFVELIEDPAVKSLAIELAMAPISEEVSDQEINDYISWIRAEYWDLTDIKNLEAELKKAEQQKDPIKAAEIAMDLIKRKKELKNN
- the rpoD gene encoding RNA polymerase sigma factor RpoD, with the translated sequence MADKKQQPSRSKETTENQSELTLEQAKEQVLEIGKKRGILAYEEVAEKLSSFELDSDQMDEFYEHLNEQGVEVIGDSDTDPSMKQLNKEEEFDLNDLSVPPGVKINDPVRMYLKEIGRVNLLAAKDEISLAQRIESGDEEAKRDLAEANLRLVVSIAKRYVGRGMLFLDLIQEGNMGLIKAVEKFDYRKGYKFSTYATWWIRQAITRAIADQARTIRIPVHMVETINKLIRVQRQLLQDLGREPTPEEIAQDMDLTPDKVREILKIAQEPVSLETPIGEEDDSHLGDFIEDQEATSPSDHAAYELLKEQLEDVLDTLTDREENVLRLRFGLDDGRTRTLEEVGKVFGVTRERIRQIEAKALRKLRHPSRSKRLKDFME
- the cccA gene encoding cytochrome c550; the protein is MRKNPVIPFAVIAVLGIIVMIIVSSAGINQREAIQNEEEGGGEEETVDAGPEELFQNQCATCHGGDLSGANGPNLQEVGSKYSAEEINDIIVNGKGSAMPAGLYTGEQATKLAEWLAEKK
- a CDS encoding tRNA (adenine(22)-N(1))-methyltransferase, giving the protein MNVNQLSKRLTLVAEYLPHGSHFADIGSDHAYLPCYVCLRDSEAQAIAGEVNQGPYNSARQEVEKHELQDRIDVRLGNGLEVVQKDEVDQIVIAGMGGPLIRDILEEGKDRLTSVERIITQPNVDSKSVRQWFYKNDYELVSESIVEESGHIYEVLAAEKGDPSRPYHKESIEKEMWLGPFFLASPSETFIKKCQEELNKKEYVLRQVKLAVEVSESKIDRLQQEIRWLKEVIEL